A genomic window from Algoriphagus sp. Y33 includes:
- a CDS encoding RidA family protein, producing the protein MSNKIIFTNEAPAPIGPYSQAVLAGNTLYVSGQIALDAETGELINENITEETHAVMKNLEAVLRTAGFTFGDIVKCSIFIKNMDEFGTINEAYGQYFKSNPPARETVEVSKLPKNVNVEISCIAVK; encoded by the coding sequence ATGTCAAATAAAATCATTTTCACTAACGAAGCTCCTGCGCCGATCGGCCCCTATTCTCAGGCAGTGTTGGCAGGAAATACGCTCTATGTCTCAGGTCAGATTGCCTTGGATGCCGAGACTGGCGAATTGATCAACGAGAACATCACAGAAGAAACTCATGCAGTGATGAAAAACCTGGAAGCTGTCCTCCGAACTGCCGGTTTCACTTTCGGGGATATTGTCAAATGCAGTATTTTCATCAAAAATATGGATGAGTTTGGCACTATCAATGAGGCCTACGGTCAGTACTTCAAATCAAACCCTCCTGCCAGAGAAACAGTAGAAGTAAGTAAGCTCCCAAAAAACGTCAATGTAGAAATCTCCTGCATTGCTGTGAAATAG
- the mazG gene encoding nucleoside triphosphate pyrophosphohydrolase: MTNLSTRAEKLAAFDRLLTIMDELREQCPWDKKQTTESLRHLTIEETFELSDAIIEGDPDEIKKELGDILLHIVFYARIGSEEGNFDMKTMIDALCEKLIRRHPHIYGDTQADNEEAVKQNWEKIKLTEKGNKSVLGGVPKSLPALIKAMRIQEKARGVGFDWEEKSQVWEKVEEEMQEFKAEFNVADAIEINQEKASGEFGDLLFSLINYARFIDINPEEALERTNKKFIKRFQYLEAAAKDSGKTLSEMTLAEMDVYWNEAKRK; this comes from the coding sequence ATGACAAATTTGAGTACCCGAGCCGAGAAATTGGCAGCTTTCGACAGACTTCTTACCATCATGGATGAACTCAGGGAACAATGCCCTTGGGACAAAAAGCAAACCACGGAAAGTCTTAGACACTTAACTATAGAGGAAACTTTTGAACTTTCTGATGCGATAATCGAGGGTGATCCTGATGAGATCAAGAAAGAATTGGGTGACATTCTCCTTCACATCGTGTTTTACGCGAGAATCGGCTCAGAAGAGGGCAACTTTGATATGAAGACGATGATTGATGCACTTTGCGAAAAGCTAATCAGAAGACATCCCCATATCTATGGAGACACTCAGGCCGATAATGAAGAAGCCGTAAAGCAGAACTGGGAGAAAATAAAGCTTACCGAGAAAGGCAATAAATCTGTACTTGGCGGAGTACCCAAATCACTTCCCGCACTGATCAAAGCAATGCGTATCCAAGAAAAAGCCAGGGGAGTCGGTTTTGACTGGGAAGAGAAAAGTCAAGTCTGGGAGAAAGTAGAAGAGGAAATGCAGGAGTTCAAGGCAGAATTCAACGTGGCAGATGCTATTGAGATCAATCAGGAAAAAGCCAGTGGAGAATTCGGAGACTTGTTGTTTTCTCTGATCAATTATGCCAGATTTATAGATATCAATCCGGAAGAAGCGCTTGAACGTACAAATAAAAAGTTCATTAAACGTTTTCAATACTTGGAAGCTGCAGCAAAAGACTCAGGCAAAACACTAAGCGAGATGACGCTCGCTGAAATGGATGTATATTGGAATGAAGCGAAAAGGAAGTAA
- the fumC gene encoding class II fumarate hydratase, with protein sequence MSIRIEKDTMGPVEVPADKYWGAQTQRSINNFKIGGEKNRMPIEITRAFAILKKAAALTNAELGVLDQAKADIISKVCDEILEGQHDEQFPLVIWQTGSGTQSNMNSNEVIAYRAHVLLGGSLEDTQKKIHPNDDVNKSQSSNDTYPTAMHIAAYKMVMETTIPGVEKLRDTLTQKAEAFKDVVKIGRTHFMDATPLTLGQEFSGYVAQLNHGLKALKNTLSHLSELALGGTAVGTGLNTPKGYAELVAKKIAELSGQPFVTAENKFEALAAHDAMVETHGALKQLAVSLMKIANDVRMLSSGPRSGIGEILIPENEPGSSIMPGKVNPTQVEALTMVAAQVMGNDVAISIGGSNGHFELNVFKPLIASNFLNSARLIGDACVSFNDHCAVGIEPNTAMIQRHLENSLMLVTALNPHIGYENAAAIAKKAHKEGTSLREAAIALDLLTSEQFSEWVKPEAMTGSLK encoded by the coding sequence ATGAGCATCCGCATAGAGAAAGACACCATGGGTCCTGTAGAAGTTCCTGCTGACAAATACTGGGGCGCACAGACCCAAAGATCCATTAATAACTTCAAAATCGGCGGCGAGAAAAACCGCATGCCCATCGAAATCACGAGAGCTTTTGCGATTTTGAAAAAAGCCGCGGCGCTGACCAATGCGGAGTTGGGAGTACTGGACCAAGCCAAAGCAGATATTATCAGCAAAGTATGTGATGAGATTTTGGAAGGGCAACACGACGAGCAGTTTCCGCTGGTAATCTGGCAAACCGGTTCCGGTACCCAATCCAATATGAACTCCAATGAGGTGATCGCTTATCGCGCCCATGTGCTGCTTGGCGGTTCTTTGGAAGATACCCAAAAGAAAATTCATCCAAATGACGATGTCAACAAATCACAGTCATCCAATGACACCTACCCTACGGCTATGCACATCGCTGCGTACAAAATGGTGATGGAAACTACGATCCCGGGAGTAGAAAAACTCAGAGACACGCTTACCCAAAAAGCCGAAGCGTTCAAAGATGTGGTAAAAATCGGACGTACGCACTTCATGGATGCCACACCTCTTACGCTGGGTCAAGAGTTCAGTGGATATGTAGCACAGCTCAATCACGGCTTAAAAGCCTTGAAAAACACATTATCACACCTCTCAGAATTAGCACTGGGAGGCACGGCTGTAGGGACTGGTCTTAATACTCCAAAAGGATATGCTGAGTTGGTAGCAAAGAAGATCGCTGAGCTCTCAGGTCAGCCATTTGTAACTGCCGAAAATAAATTTGAAGCTCTTGCGGCGCATGATGCCATGGTGGAAACTCATGGTGCATTGAAGCAGTTGGCAGTTTCACTGATGAAAATAGCGAATGATGTACGAATGCTGTCCTCAGGACCTAGATCCGGAATCGGTGAGATTTTGATCCCTGAAAACGAGCCCGGATCGTCCATTATGCCTGGCAAAGTCAATCCTACCCAAGTAGAAGCTTTGACTATGGTTGCCGCCCAGGTAATGGGAAATGACGTTGCCATTTCCATCGGGGGCTCAAATGGGCATTTTGAATTGAACGTATTCAAGCCTTTGATTGCTTCCAACTTCCTTAACTCTGCACGCCTGATCGGTGATGCCTGCGTTTCTTTCAACGATCATTGTGCCGTTGGCATTGAGCCAAATACGGCAATGATTCAAAGACATCTGGAGAATTCATTGATGCTGGTAACTGCGTTGAATCCACACATTGGCTATGAAAACGCAGCTGCTATTGCCAAGAAAGCACATAAAGAAGGCACAAGCCTAAGAGAAGCGGCTATCGCTTTGGATTTGCTAACTTCGGAGCAATTCTCAGAGTGGGTGAAACCGGAAGCGATGACAGGAAGTCTGAAGTAA